The window TCCGTGTTCTCGGAGGTACGGCAGTTGGGACAAAGATCTCTGTCGGGTCCATCACCCTCCAAAAAGCCGTCATTGTCCAGGTCCTCATCGCAGACATCGCCGGCCGTATCCCCAATCATGAAAAAATCGCTGTTTTCCTGCTCCGGGTTATAGACCCTGCTGCAATTGTCAACCGTATCCGGAACCCCGTCATCGTCATCATCCTCATCGCAGATGTCCCCGCGCTCATCATGGTCATAATCCGCCTGGAGAGGATTACCAATAGCGGGGCAATTATCACTCTGGTTCACGATGCCGTCTCCATCGATATCTCCATCACAGGCATCCCCAATCCCGTCCCCGTCGGTATCGAGCTGATCGTTATTGGCCATACCAGGGCAATTATCGCAGGCATCCCCGTGGTCGTCGCCATCGGCGTTCCGGCTCTGGTCGTTCGGGGTGTAGGGGCAATTGTCCCTGGTATCGACCACCCCGTCGGCATCGTAATCCTCCTGGAGCGAGAAAAGCGGGCCGAGGTCGTAATTGACCACGATCGGGCCGCCGCCTCCCCCGCCTCCTCCGGCACCGCCGGATGGAGGTGCGCCGCACAGATCGTCGGGGCATTCGTCAAACCAGTCATTGGGATTAAAATCCTGGGCCTGAACCGGAATACTCCTCCCGGCAGCCATGACAAGGGCAGTGAAGAGAACCACGAAGAGCATACGGGTGAATGGATGGGAAACAGGGTGCTTGTACATACCTATCACCTCACACTTGCGCGGGATGGAAGAGATAAATCGTTCGTTCCGTCCCGGAGTAGGAACAAATGACGGGCCTGTTCCGCCCGTCAAACCATAAGCTGTTATAGAGGCCGATATCTCCGCTCGAGGCCACGGTCTCCCTCTTCCATGCGCCTTCCTGAAGTTGAGCGAACCTCAGGTTGTTCGCGGCATATCCGCTATGGCTTTTCAGCTCATAGTAGGCAATGGCGGCAGATCCTGCGGCATCGTAGGCCAGACTGCAATAATCCCCGCACCAGGAGGTATCATCCACCATCTGAATCCGCCAGGATGAAGCCTCTTCTTCCGCATACCGCAGGCAATGATGGTCGGCCCTCCCGTCGCCATACTCCTCGACGTAATAGGCTACGCCCAGGAATCCTCCAGCATCACACCGGGCGCCGCTTATCGAGCCAACCACGCAGCCTTCCTCGATCCATTCCTTTTCCCATATCCCCTGCTGTCTGCGGGCCACCCGAAGGCCTCTGGTATTGCCGGGAAGCTCGGCATAGTAAAAAATGACCGGATTGTCCCCGCTATCCAGGGTAATTACACAATGGTAGCCCACACTGTTTTGCACATTGCTGCCATCATCATAGTGATTCCCCTCGACCGTCTCCTCAAGAGCCGCTGCAGAAAGCGCCGAGCGGTCCTTTTTCACGTAGCAAAGATCGGGGTAGCGGTAATTCATGGCATCGCAGCCTTCATAAAAGAACTGATAGGCGAGGTGGATGGCCCCTTCCGAATCAACCGCCACCGAGACCTCGGTTCCCGCCAGCCCATCCTGGAACACGGGATTTCGCTCGACAATCCCGACAGCCCCGGTATATTCTCCCCATCCGCCCGCAGCCTTAAGGCTCAGCATGGCATCGGACTGCTGCTCCCTGCCGCATTCCCGGACCGTTCCTCCCCGGTAGGAGATCACCGGCAGGTTATCCTGGCCAAGGGCCAGGGAGAGGGCCGCACAGTTATCGATGCTCGTGACAGGTTCCGGTTCAGGGCTGGAGGAAAGGGTTCGGAGAGTGCCGGTCGGGTTGTCTAGGACCAGGTACTGAATCTGATAAGCGGCAGCGGTATTATCATCGTCCTGAAAATACGCAAGGTGCACGGTGCCTTGTGCATCCCTTGCCGCCTTGACCCGCGGACTGAGCATCCCTCCAGCCTCGATCCGGGCGAGCGGGACATTTTCCCACCGGCTGGCCACGACATTCCGGGATTGGCTGCCGGTATTGTTACTGCCTCCCCCGCCTCCTCCACATCCGAGGATATTTGTATAGATAATCAGAAGGAGCGCTAACAGCGATATCACCAGTTCCAGGTACCCGCATCTCCTACCCCCGAAGGTAAGCATAGTAAGATTCCCGTGCCTGTGGATGGATTGCATCTTTGGTCTCCTCAACCCTTGCCTGATTCGGAAGGGCCTGGTAAAGGTCTCTGGCCTTGTCGATATGGCCATAATACTGATAAAGTCCGGCAAGATTGACCCGTGCGCCGATATGGTGAGCATCGAGAGCCAGGGCTTTGGTAAAAGCATCTTTTGCCAGACTGTCCTCGCCAATGGCGAGATAGGCTACACCAAGGGCATTGTATATCCTGGCCTGCACTGCCTTATCAAAAGCTTTAGCCTCGCCGAGGGCTTTTTGGGCTATGAGGATCGAGAGCCTGACATCTCCCTTTTCCCGGTAGGTCTCGGCAAGAGTCAAAAGAGCGGTGGGATCGCCCGGATCCTGCATCAGCTTTTGATGGATCCCCCGTAAGGTCTCATCCTTTGACCATTGGGAGGTTATTTCAACCAGGGGCCGTGCCTTTGAAAAACCGGCGTTCCTTGATTGCCGTCCTGCTGAATCGAGGAAGCAGGGTGCCAGCTTCGGATCGCACACTTCCCAGGAATGTGCTTTCTCGACACAGGCCCGGCGATATTCATCCGCCTTATTGCCATATCCTTGAGCCTTCTGGTTCAAAAGCTCGCGGTACTGCTCTTTCTCTTCAGGGGATAAATCAGGCAGGGGAGATTCCTGGAGAAAGCGTTCGAATTCCCGGTAGATCTCATACGAACGGTAGCAGGCGGAAAGAGCCCATTCAGGAGACTGATATTGGATGACGGCGGCGTAGCCCTTCTCCAGGTTCTCGAGGAGCTTTGCCTTGGCAGCCACCAGGCTGGTATCGATACTCCCGGAGAGCTGAAGGCCCATATAGTCCTGAAAAGTCTTTTCAAGAAGGTTATATTCCATTGCGGCCATCCGGGTGCGCACATCCCTGTCCTTCCCGGCCAGATCGGGCTTGCAGGCTTTTCTGGCTTGTGCGGCCAGGGCACGTGCCGTATCGAATTCACCTGCCTGGGCATGGAGATCGGCCATGCGGGCATCGGCTTTCAGTTGCCCCAGGGGGGATGCCTGGTCCCGGCAGGTCTGGAGCACCTTCAGTGCCGCGTCTCCGCTCCCTTTTTTCTCCGCATTGTCGGCCATGGCCATGAAGATTTCCTCCCTGGCACCGGCGCTCTTTCCTCCCCGGTCGAGAACCATCTGATAGTCCTTATTGGCAAGATCGTATTGCCCAAGGCTCTCCCGGATCCGGGCTGCCTGATACAGGAAATCGGTGCTGCTGCTTTCTTTCGGAAGCCGCACGCTGAACTCTTCGAGATATTGAGCCAGGAGCCTGAACTGGCTGATCCGCAGCGAGGAATCGATCAGAAGGCTTAAGGTGTCTTTAATTTTCGCTGACGAGGGATAGTGGACGATCAATTCAGAGCCTGCATTAAAGAGGGTCTCAAGATCTCCCTTCTCCTTGCTGGGAAGCAGCAGGGCATACAGGGCATATTCTCCCATCGAGGCACCTTTCTGCTGATCGGCTATCCGGGAAAGACCTCCCTTGCCCTTGTCCCAGTCATTGACCGCGGACACGGTGAGAGAATTGATGATCTTGGATTCCGCGGCCTGTACGATCCCGCTGACCTCGGTCTTCAATTCCTCATCCTGGATATTCCGATCTTTGAGCACCTTTTGGCCGTATTTGACCAGACCTGCATAATCCTCTTTCAGGTTATAGGCATCGAGAATAAGATGGACCGCAGCCCTGGCCTCTTCCCCCGTGGGGCAGCGATCGATAAACCGGGAAAATTCGGCAATGGCTTGGTCATATTTTCCCTGATCATAGGTGATCCAGGCCACGTTAAAGAGCACATTCGAAACCCGGTGCGATCCGGGAAAATCACTGGCATAGACCTGGCCGCAGGCCGTGAGCCCTCCTCTGGCTGAGGCAATCTCATAATAGGTGAGGCTGTCTTTCTGTTTCAGAGCGCGATAATACGAGAGCACCGCGCTGTAGAGGCCCTCTTCCCGCTGCCGGTTTTTTTGTGGTATAGCCAGGGCGCATTTTTCGTATTGCTTCCCGGCCTCAAGGTATCTTTGGGCTGAAAACAGCGCCTCGGCGTAATTCGCTTCCATCTCACGATACACAGGGCTTGTGTCAAAAAATTCAAGGTAAGCCTTGTACGAGTCCGCGGCCCGGATAAAATCCTCTTTCGATTTTTTCTCTCTGGCTTTCTGGTGGAGGTGAGTAATAATGTCTCTGGCATAAAGTTCGAAGTCAGCCAGATTTTTCTTTTTCTCTTCTTCAGAGATATGGACCGAGTATTTCTGTGCCTTGAGTGCCCCGACCATAATGGCCACATCCTGATCCGCATCCTCGAAGCGCTCCAGGGACTGGACACATTCGAAGATTCTGCGGCTGTATTCCAGAAGCTTTTCGACATCATAGCGCAAGGTCGCCAGTTTGCGGTAAATGGCCGCGGCATGAGACCACTTGTTCTTGATCAGGTAGCGATAGGCCAGTTTTTCCAGAGCCAGAGTATAGACGGGCCGTGACCAGGCATATTTTTCAAAGTAGGCTATCGCATCCTGCGGGCTGCTCTCTTTGTAACACTCGCAATAGCAATAGGCCATATCGGTCAGGGCCTCGGTTCTCACATCCACCCTTTTGTAGGTGTCGATATCCAGCTCGCTGGTATCGCTGAGGCTGGTGACCGACTCCTCGAAGAGCTTGATGGCCTTCTGGAAGTCCACCCTGTTGATGTAACACCAGCCCAGCTTATACCGGGCAAGAGCTGCGGCTGAGCTTTGAGGATAGGTTAACACCTCCTCGTAGTGCCTTTGGGCCATATCGAGGTCCGACAGGTTGAAAAAATGGTCCCCCAGCAGCAGATAGGCTTCCGCTGCATACGGGCTGTCCTTGTATTTGCTGATAATGGCCCGGTACTGGCCGACCATGTCCTCGATCTGACCAAGCTCCCGGTATTCATGAGCCAGAAAGAAATGCACCTTGTCAAGCTCCCCGAAATCGGGGAAGTTGTTGATGATGCGGTGATAGATTTCGATAGCCTGATTCTTCAGGGTGTTCGATTCAAAATGCTCCAGCGATTTGACCGATGAGGAGCCTTTCGGGCTCTCAGCCTTGCGGAGAAAATAGATAATGCGGGATTTTTCGATGTACAGCTCAGCCAGGCGAAGGTAGAGTTCGGGAAGATAGGGTTTGTTCCTCGACCGGTCAATCAGGACCCTGGTATTTTGTATGGCCAGGTCACATTTCTTTTTATCTTCCCTGAGCTTGAGGATAAATTTCTTTTCTTCCCCGCAGGTGTCCTTTTTTTCGTAGGCGTAGCTCTCCGGCTTTTCAGCCTGGCCGCTGCCATAAGCCGGTGCAGCCAGAAAAACAAGCCCCAGGATACTAATAATAGCTTTGCAGGTGAGATGTTTTGTTGTCATTGGAAAATATCCCATCATTTGAAGAAGATATCCCACTCTTCGAGGCAGTTGCATTTGTTGGGCAAAGTTACCGTGTAATCATCCAGCTCATCGTTCCAGAATTCTCCCTGGAAGGGATAGATGGCTATCCTTCCTGTTGGCTTTTGGGCCGAAGCAGCATCCTCCCGGTAGTGATACTGATATACCCGCTGGTACATATCGAGCCCGATCTCATATTCCATGAGGTTGGCCTCTTCCTCGAACTTCAGGATTTCGTTGGCCATTTTCTCATACTCTTCCTTGATCTGGGTTCTCAATACTCTGGTCATTTTCTCGATTTCAAGGGTATACAGCTTATCCAGGAACCCGCACAGAGGCTTATCGGGAAAGAGGGCGATCTTTTCCTTTTCCTGCTCCAGGAGCTTCAGGAATCTCCAGGTCTGGTTGATCTTTTTTTTGCTCAGAAGGAGCAGGAGCAATCCGGGGTCATCGGCTGCCTCTCCCCTGGCGTAAATCGTTTCCAGGGAATGGCCGTAGTGAGCCTTAAATTCCCTGACTACAGCCAGGGCCTTCTGATAATGGCACACCTCTTTGTAGATGAGAGATTTCAGGATATAGTGTTCAGGGGTAAAATAATCCCGGAAGCCGGGGGCTTCAAAGGCATATAAAAGCCCCATTGCCTTTTCCGAATTTCCGAGGCGGTAGTGGTTCCAGGCCCGCTCGAAGAGCGTCTGGGCCTGTTCGAGAACCGGTTTCGGATTCTTCTGATAGATGCGCTCAGCCTCAGCATGCTCTCCCTTTTCATAGAGCAGGCGGGCCAGGGTGGTGGCCGCCTCGCTTTTCAGATCATCCGCCGTACCGGGAGATTCCAGAATATCCTGAGCTATGGCCATAGCCTCATCGATCTTATCCTGATAAATCCTCAGCATGGCTTTTTGAAAAAGATAGCGGTAATAGTAATAGCTCTTTGGAGTAATCCGGTGAAAGTGATTATCCCCCCACTGGAAGAATCCACGCTCCCAGTCGAACATCCCCTGATAATAATTGATAAAATCAGCCATCTCCTCTTCCAGCGCACCATATTCCTGATCACAGACAACCGTGTTGATAATAAGCTCGCGGTCAAAGGGGATGGTGCGGGTTATTTCCTCGAAGAGCTCAAGGCAGTAGGAAACGATCCTGGGATTCGGTTTTCTGACGATAAGATTCACCAGCTCATCGACTGCCGCATGGGACAGGCCGCACTTCTTCAGGCAGATGCCGAAGAAGAACTGCGCCCATTCATAGTCAACCACGTCCGGTGAGTTCATACTCAGGAAATGGAACAGCCGGGGAGCTGCAGCAGCATAATTCTTTTTCTCAAAAAGCGCATATCCCCGGGCAAAAGAATTTGGATCCTTCATTGGAATGGCGGCATCAGCATCCTGCTGGACAACAGGGGGCTTTTGATCCTTTTCACCTTCCCCAGGGTTCTCTGATGCCAAAGCCCTGCCGGAGGAGATTACCATGATCCACAACAATATCAGTGCATATCCGATTATACGCTTCATGGTTTTCCATCTTCCCGCAGATAGTTCTGTAAGACCTTGACGGTTTCGTCCCTCTCCGTTTTTCTCGGAGACAGGTTAAACCGGAATCCCAGGCCAAGACCAAAGCCAAGCCGGTTTTCCCTTTTATCTTCCCTGAAATTGACCAGATCACGGATTTCGAGATTCAGGCACAGGTGCTTGCGGATAAAGTATTTCATGCCGATTCCAAAGCTCACCGAAAGGACGTTTTCTATCACTGCCGCGGGCTTGTTTTCATAACTGACCATCCCTCCGCCGAGGAAAAGGTAGCCCTCGTGGTTCAGTATCCGGCGATTCCAGACCGCATCCTTCCCATAGAAGGGCTTCACCACCAGGTGGGTATGAACCATATACTTGGTTTCCCTGAATTCCGTGGGTGCAACCCCGAATTTCTTCTCAAGGTCTTTGCGCAGCTCCTTTTCCCGGTTGAGCATCAGGTATCCCCTGGCTACCTCCCAGCCCAGATGTTCATTGATGTGGTAGGTATAATGGAGCCCCAGAGGATAAAGATGATAGAAATCATCATCGGGAAAATAGCCACAGCTTGCGCCGATTTCATGGCAGTAGTGGAATACCCTGTTCTGAATGGCATACACCTGCTCCTTATCTGCCGGATCCTCTCCAAACCCCTCCCGTGGACCAGGGAAAAGCAGCAGCAGGAGGAATAATAAAACGATCCATCGTTTCATGCACTCATCTCCTTAAAAACCTACGATATCGAAAATAAAGGGATAGGAAACAACCACTTCTGCACCCTGGGGTTGGGGAAACTGCCAGGATTTGATTTTCTCCTTCATACATTCATGGATCGAATCCGATTGAACGGAAGAAAAGCTGGTCCGGATCTCTCCCACTCTGCCGGAGAGCAGGATTTTCCATTCAAAGACAATCTTTCCCATAAGCGAGGGATTCGAGATCAGGGCGGTTTCGTAGCAATTGGTGATCTCGGCAAGGTGCTGGTCAATCACTTTCTTGACCGCCTCGCGGCTCATGCCTCCTCCCTGGACGCTCACCTTCTTGCTCAGCTCTGCCTTGACCATGGCCATGACCTGCTTCTGCCCGGTCTGGCCTGTCTCCAGAGCGCCGACCTGATCCGGCTCGTCCTGCCCTGCTGCCTCCGCATTCCCTGCCAGGCCGATTCCCCCGCCCTTGCCTCTTCCATAGGCGGCCACACTCCCCTTTCCGGCAACACCGGCACTGCGTAAAACCTGGGCAGATCCCCGGGTAGTGACTACGCCGCCGGAAGGCACTTCGATCCCCGAAGTATCCAGCTTCCCGACGATGCCGCCAACCTTGAAATTCCCTTCACTGCTTGTGGGGGAAGAGACAATGTCGAGGTTCGTCACTGCGGCCAGCACCTGTTTGGCTCCTGACTGAGGTCCCGGATCAACTCCATCTTTGGTGCCGAGCACGCTGAGGAGCCCTGCCTGCTTGATGTTGCGGTTTACAATATTCCCCCCGGCTTTGCCGCTGCCTCCCCCCGCATCGGGTGACAGGCCATTGGCAGGCCCGGCCCCGGATGATTCCCTCTGAAGCGAGCTGACCACGTGAGGACGGCCAGTCCGGGAAGAAGGGTTTTTAGCAACGGAGCGGGTGGAGGCTTCTTTTGCCGTGCGCTTCACCTCAAGAGAAGCGGTTTTCTCCTGCGGCACCGGTTTTTGGGTTTCAAGCGGCTGGGTCTTTTTCGGCTGCCGGCTCTTTTGGGGTTCCGGTCTGGCTGCCTTTTGGGGAACGCTCGTATTGCTCATCTCGGTCAATTGCCGGGTATCCACCTGAGCAAAGCGCGGCTTTTCCGGAACGGGCGAGTGAGATTGCTCCGGCAGCGAAAATACCACTCCTCCCAAAATGAGTAAAAGTCCATGAACGAGCAGGGATTGAAGGAGATTTTTCGGGAAGCGCCGCTCTTTGTCCCGATGAATCGCAACCTGCGGACTTTCTCCCGGTTCAGTGGCCCGGACGATATATTCGTAGCAGCCGTCGCTGAGATAGAGGGTGCCCTGCAGGGGGAGCTTCGAGCGGTAGATCCGCTCCATGTGCGGATACGAGCAGAGGTTTTCAGGCCTGCACAGGCTGGTGAGCTCTTTGACAGTATCTTCATACATGAGCCTGCCCTGAAACTGATCGGTGAAGAAGAAGGAGAAGCTTTCGACATGCTTGTTTTCCGCATCTTCCGCCGGATTTTCAGCCAGACAAAACCGGTCAGACCCGGCATAATATCCGGGAAGGTCATACCTTTCACCCCGCGAGAGAAGACGCACATCGATTACTTCATCCTGCCGAAGCTTGATAACTTCAAGGAGAAGCTCACCTCCCGCCCGATTGACCGATCCCTGCCCGGCCTCTGTCAGTATCTGCCGGAGAGAAAAGCCAGCTTCGCTGTCGTCACCGTCATCTTCGTCTTCGTCCTCATCCTCATCCTCATCCTTATCCTCATCAAAGCGATCATCTGCCAGGCTCGTATCGGGAGCCAAAACCGGCGCGGAGATCGATGCAGGAAGGGGAGGCTCTGGCTGCTCAGGTACGCCCAGAGGATCGGGCTGTGTGCACAGCAGTTCGGCTGTTACGCTCAGCGCCTCGGCCACAGTGCTCAGGGGATCGGGCGGATCACTCGGCGACGGATCAGGCAGGGCAGGGGCTGATTGCCCGGCAGTCTCATGAGTAACTTCGGGGGCAGGTTGGGAGGCCGACCCTTCAACCCTCTCCTTAACCTTATCCCTGTCCTCACACTCCTCCTGGGGGAGGGTTTCAAGCGTGGCATTCAGAGATGAAATGGCTTCATATATCCCCGCTACCGCTATCTCTGCTGCCTCAAGGTCCTGGGACCTGCTGACAATACTCTTTACTTTTGCCTTGAGCGTATATGGCCCTATGGTCACAAAATCGAAGGGGCCGAGCATGCATATGGCTATTGGCTTGCCATTTACCCGGACTCCCCTGCCGGAGCTTTCATCCGAGACGATAAGCTGGTCGCCCTTCACATGAACAATGGCGTGAATATCGGCGATCGATTGGTCATTGAGGACAAGGTCCGCATCGCTTCTGCGGCCTATGGCAACCTTGTCTTGCTGAAAGCAATCCCAGCCGAGATATTTTTCCTTGTGGAAAATAAAAAATTGAATAACCGCGCCATCCGCTGCGCCGGTCTCAGCCTCTCCCTTTTCCAAAACAGAGAGAGGGAGAGAAGGATTTTCAGGTACTGAAACAGCAGTCATGGTCTTCATGCCGAGCTTCACCCACTCTTTTTAGTCATGTCACGGTCCTGGAGAGGAAAATCTTCCAGTATTTCCTTCCGGAACTCCTTTCGGACCGAGAGCATGCTCTTGATTTCATTCTTCTTGCGCTGCAACAGATACACCGCCCCGGATTTTATGGATTGTCCAAGAATGTAGGAATTTCCAAAGTCGATCCGGCTGAGCAGCTTTTTTTCACCCTCCTGGGGCTGAGCCTGGGGCTGGCTGCTGCCCTGGGCCAGGGCACTCCCTGGAGTGAACCTGAAAGCGGGGGACAGGAAGCTCGCCGGCGGCATCTGGAGAATATACCAGAGGATGAGCACACCGATGAAATATTTCAGAGAGTTACTCACGGTGAAGATCTCCTATTTATTCAGAACGGCAAACTGAAAATTCGGGTATCCAGCCACAGCCGCTGTCTTGATCACCTGATTTATGGTCTTGAAGGGAACCCGCTTGTCACAGAGAAAGATGATATGCTCAGGGGCTTCTGTATCCGGCTTCGATTTATCCAGGATTTCCCGGTGTGAGGTGAGCTGACGATAAAGGCCCGACTCTTTCAGCTTTTCCGGATCAAGCCCGATAATTTCACCATTCCGGAGCGTGGCAACGATTTTATCTTCGAGCCGCAGGTTTGACTGTGAGAGAACCAGTTTGATGTTATCCTGGTAATCGCCCTGGGCTGCTGACTCCGGCAGTCTGAGATCTTTCTCAAGCTGAATGACTTGCGGCTTATTCGAGTAAGAGCTGAGCAGAAAGATGAGAATGATGGTAAACATATCCATCATCGAGGTTATCTGTAATTTCGGGATCCCGGAATCCCGATTCTGTCTTCTTCGTTTACCAAGGGCCATTGACCATCTCCCTCCTTATCCTAGCTTACTTTTCCTGAGAGCACTACCCGGGGAAAGAGGGCCTTATCCTCACAAAAGCGGGCTGCATCCATAGCCTGGATGATCGTATCGTACAGAATGCTTTCCTCCGGGATTATTATGAGCGTATCACTCGACGGGTAACTTCCCTTGAGCTTTTGCAGGTGCGTAACTACCTGATTCAGTGGATACGTGCTCCTTTGCCCTTTCGCCAGGTGAGCGTCCCACCTGCTTAACTCTTCACTGCCGAGTGAATCGGAGATAGCCGAAAGGTGTATCTCATCTCCTTTGATCTCCATGACGGCCGTTACCCTGATCGCTTTTTCCAGTTCCTGGCGGCTGGCTTTGCCGGTCTCAGCAAGAACAGGCACCGAAGTGTCTATGGCTTTCAACTGATAGAAGGCCGCGGACAGGAGGAGGAAAGGAACGAGCACCAGGAAGGTATTCATGATAGGAACGAGGTCGATTTCCACCTCTTCTACAGTCTCTGATCTCTGCTTTCCCAATCCAGACATGGCGTGCTCCTCTGAATTCAGGTGGTGATCAGTCACCGTGACGATATCGATCCATGTGGATGATCGATATCAGTCCGGTTCATGGGTTCAGTTACAACTCGTGGATACAGCTTCCTTGTCCTTCTTGAGGGAACACAGGACATTAAAGAGACGGTAGGCTTTTTCCTCAAATTGATCGACGAGGTAGTTTCCCCGGTTATTGAGGATGTAATAGGCTATGAGACAGGGTATGGCCACAATCAGACCAAAAGCGGTGGTCAGCATGGCAATGGAAATACCGTTGGCTAATATCTCCTGTTTCATGGCTGCACTGGCGGTGCTGACACCCTGAAAGGCTATGATGAGACCCTGGATAGTTCCAAGAAGTCCAAGGAGCGTCGAGATATTGGCAAACAGGGCCAGATAGTTAATTCTTGTTTTAATACGGGGGATCTCCCGCATGATATTCTCTTCCAAAGCCCGCTCGATCTCTTTATCCTTTTTATCCGATTTCAGAAGACCGGCCTTTAATATCCGGCCAAGAGGATGCTTTTCAATCCGGCTACACTCCTCGATCGCACCGTGGTAATTCATCTTTTCGAGCAGGAAAATTATTTTCTGGAGGACGCTGTCGTGGTTTAATTTCAATTGGATGAACAGAAAACTGGCGCGTTCGCAAAAGAGGGCCAAAGCCAGGACCGATACTGCGAGGATGAAATACATAAACATGCCGCCTTTTTGTAACAAATCAAACATATTTATCCTCCCCTGATGGTTTATTTACCCTAAAGCCATGATCCTTACTGTGGTCTTGGTGGTCACGGGAGTCCCGGTTTTCATGGTAATCAGGAACTCCCCGGAAAAGGAAAACTTCTTCCAGGTTATTACAATGGGCATATTTTGTACCAGCAGAATTTCCGGAAGGGCAATCGCCGGGCCGATGCCTGCGCCGGGGCTCATTGCAAGCCGGGTTGTGAGGAGACTGGAAGAGATGATCAGGCAGGGAAGAATGGGAGTTTGGTTCTTTTCATCGAGGCCGGCTTTCAACATTGTCAGTGGGCAGGACTATCCCTGTAATTGGGATTGCAATTTTGTAATGGGGGCACCCATTTTTACTGTTTCCTTATCCCTTTGCTCTTCCCATTGGAGAGTCTCTCGGTACGGACACACCGGCAATAAGAAGAGTAATCGCCCACTTTGGCAAAACGCTTGATATCTCCCATCTCGGTCATAATTGTCAAAGGGCCGCCAGAATATGCCTGGAGCAGTTACCGGGCAACAGCAGGCTTGAGTGAAAAGCCGCCTTTTTTAACCGTGGATTGGATATTGTCCCGATTTGCCGCAAACCGGCACCAGGCACAGCAGCTTTACCGGCAGTTTGTCCCTGAAGGAATTGCAGCACCTGCCCCCCTGGAAGTCAGAGGAGAGCTTTAAGGCACGGTCTATTCTTGGAGATCAAGACTTTATCGAGAAGATCGAGCCAGCTCTGAAAGACAAGTCCGCCTTGGAGGAAATCCCCATTCGGGAACGGCTTGCTTTCAGACCGTCCCTGGAGCAGTTGTTGAGTGAAGCGAAACACCAGGACATCTCAGAAAGGCACTCTAAGGTTAAGGCCAGAGGTGAAAGGGACAAGGCTATCCTGAGCGTCCATGTGCACTACGGCTATACTCTATCCGAGATTGGTGCTTATCTTGGCCTCACTACACCCCTATAAGTAAGATTATAAAACAAATCAAACAAGTATAACCAGGTGTCATGGGTGATAAATATCATTATAAACTGATAATTCAAGACCTGACCCCAGACACGGATGTGAAAACTTTTTCACAAACATCAACTCCTTCAAAAGGATAACCTTAAGACCCTATTTTCTGCATGATATGAAAGATTTTGCAAATCAAGGGCTCCCTCAAAGAACGTTGCCAGAACATAGAAACAGAGTCCTCCTCTCCTGTGATTGTCGAAATCTCTTGACTATTCAAATAGATATCAATATACCGAAACGGAATACTCTTTTACACTAAAATTTTCACTATGGCACAGGTATTGCTAAAGATTCCCTATGAGTTACTATTTTTATGGTAATTTGGCTCCATCATATTCACCCGGT is drawn from bacterium and contains these coding sequences:
- a CDS encoding thrombospondin type 3 repeat-containing protein — protein: MYKHPVSHPFTRMLFVVLFTALVMAAGRSIPVQAQDFNPNDWFDECPDDLCGAPPSGGAGGGGGGGGPIVVNYDLGPLFSLQEDYDADGVVDTRDNCPYTPNDQSRNADGDDHGDACDNCPGMANNDQLDTDGDGIGDACDGDIDGDGIVNQSDNCPAIGNPLQADYDHDERGDICDEDDDDDGVPDTVDNCSRVYNPEQENSDFFMIGDTAGDVCDEDLDNDGFLEGDGPDRDLCPNCRTSENTDFDEDGIGDACDNCPRHANPDQTDRDRDGKGDACDVR
- a CDS encoding tetratricopeptide repeat protein produces the protein MTTKHLTCKAIISILGLVFLAAPAYGSGQAEKPESYAYEKKDTCGEEKKFILKLREDKKKCDLAIQNTRVLIDRSRNKPYLPELYLRLAELYIEKSRIIYFLRKAESPKGSSSVKSLEHFESNTLKNQAIEIYHRIINNFPDFGELDKVHFFLAHEYRELGQIEDMVGQYRAIISKYKDSPYAAEAYLLLGDHFFNLSDLDMAQRHYEEVLTYPQSSAAALARYKLGWCYINRVDFQKAIKLFEESVTSLSDTSELDIDTYKRVDVRTEALTDMAYCYCECYKESSPQDAIAYFEKYAWSRPVYTLALEKLAYRYLIKNKWSHAAAIYRKLATLRYDVEKLLEYSRRIFECVQSLERFEDADQDVAIMVGALKAQKYSVHISEEEKKKNLADFELYARDIITHLHQKAREKKSKEDFIRAADSYKAYLEFFDTSPVYREMEANYAEALFSAQRYLEAGKQYEKCALAIPQKNRQREEGLYSAVLSYYRALKQKDSLTYYEIASARGGLTACGQVYASDFPGSHRVSNVLFNVAWITYDQGKYDQAIAEFSRFIDRCPTGEEARAAVHLILDAYNLKEDYAGLVKYGQKVLKDRNIQDEELKTEVSGIVQAAESKIINSLTVSAVNDWDKGKGGLSRIADQQKGASMGEYALYALLLPSKEKGDLETLFNAGSELIVHYPSSAKIKDTLSLLIDSSLRISQFRLLAQYLEEFSVRLPKESSSTDFLYQAARIRESLGQYDLANKDYQMVLDRGGKSAGAREEIFMAMADNAEKKGSGDAALKVLQTCRDQASPLGQLKADARMADLHAQAGEFDTARALAAQARKACKPDLAGKDRDVRTRMAAMEYNLLEKTFQDYMGLQLSGSIDTSLVAAKAKLLENLEKGYAAVIQYQSPEWALSACYRSYEIYREFERFLQESPLPDLSPEEKEQYRELLNQKAQGYGNKADEYRRACVEKAHSWEVCDPKLAPCFLDSAGRQSRNAGFSKARPLVEITSQWSKDETLRGIHQKLMQDPGDPTALLTLAETYREKGDVRLSILIAQKALGEAKAFDKAVQARIYNALGVAYLAIGEDSLAKDAFTKALALDAHHIGARVNLAGLYQYYGHIDKARDLYQALPNQARVEETKDAIHPQARESYYAYLRG
- a CDS encoding outer membrane beta-barrel domain-containing protein, translated to MKRWIVLLFLLLLLFPGPREGFGEDPADKEQVYAIQNRVFHYCHEIGASCGYFPDDDFYHLYPLGLHYTYHINEHLGWEVARGYLMLNREKELRKDLEKKFGVAPTEFRETKYMVHTHLVVKPFYGKDAVWNRRILNHEGYLFLGGGMVSYENKPAAVIENVLSVSFGIGMKYFIRKHLCLNLEIRDLVNFREDKRENRLGFGLGLGFRFNLSPRKTERDETVKVLQNYLREDGKP